The sequence below is a genomic window from Nicotiana tomentosiformis chromosome 6, ASM39032v3, whole genome shotgun sequence.
CCTaccactcaagtcatacctcAAGTAACCCCCGCAAACCCACCAAATCCCCCTATCCATACTCCCTACATACCACAGTACGTTCAGGCACCACAAACCCCTCCTATTACCACCAATGCAACTCACACTCCTCCTCGTGACGGAGTCACTTTTACCACTTATCCAAACCAACACATACATGTGGCGATACCTCCTCTCATGAGCGATATGTTCCTCATGTATATGTCATTTCTAAACCTACCTTTACAACGTCTGTCATGGTTagggtgccttatgagattgaGAAATACGCCGAGATGGAGAGGAAAGCCAGGCGTAAGGAAGAGGAGTCAATATTTGAGCAGCTGCAAATCTtgagaaaacaaatgaagaactTCCAAGTCGCTCGAGAAAGTGAAAGTTTGGACTATGGGGATCTGTGTATCCATCCGGATGTGGATGTGCCAGCAGGGTATAAGTCTCCAAAGTTTGATATCTTCAATGGGACGGGTGATACCCAAGCACATTTGAGGGAATACTGTGACAAGTTAGTCGGAGTGGGGAGTAATGGGAAGCTAAGGATGAAGTTATTCATAAGGAGCATGACGGGAGAAGCGCTCACCTGGTATACTCGACTGGATCCGCAAAACTGGAGAACTTGAcaagatatggtagaggacttcATGAATTGCTTTTGATTCAACACAGAGATCACTCCACATATGTTTGCACTGGTTAGCCTGCAAAAAAAAACCATTcgagtcattccaagaatatgcacgtCATTGGAGGTCAGAGGCCGCCAGGGCCCAACCTCCGTTGGACGACAGTGGattaaccaagtatttcatcagAGCTCAGGAAGGGATATAATTCAAAAACATGATGGGAATGATGCGATAGAAATTCCCCGAGCtggtcaagatgggagatttTTTAGAAAATGGCATAAAATCTGGCAAAGTACAATCCATGGCAGCATTGCAAGCGGCCAGCAAGGCCATCCAATCAGGGTCAATTGGTAgcggaaagaagaagaaagaggaggtctCAGCAGTCGTCCTTTACTATCAACCCAACCCACATCACAGAAACACTTCATATTCCCCAAACAATCATTCACCACCACCCACTTATGCTCCAGTCTATAACACCCAGTGGTATTATCATCCTCAGCCACAATACAACCCTCCTCGAGCCAACAACAACCCAAACCCACAATGACCATATGCTCCTCTCCAAACCACTACTTACTAAAATCGACTCGCTTGTGCACCACGCCCTCATCCCAATTTTGAAGAGAGGTCCCCTAGAATATACCCCGATTGCTGAGCCTTTGGCCCAATTACTCGATTAAGAAGAGCAGGATTGATACATCCAGTGGAAGGAAGGGTTCTTCAATATCCCTCCAAGTATTTTGATGTAACTAAAAGGTGTGCGTACCATTCCAATGTACCTAGACATGATACAGAAGATTGTTTTAAGATGAAAAATGAGATTGAAACACTGATCAAGAGCGGAGCCATTCAGTGCACTCTGGCACCGCCCAATGTGAATTGCAATCCGCTACCAAATAACCGAAATCAAGGGGTCAACATGATCACATTGGATGAAGAATATGACCTAAAGGGAACGATAGTCACTATAGGAAATGTAGAAGCCGCCCGTATCCCTCCTCAAATGGCTCCAATGATTACAGTGCAAGTGAGACCTACAATGACAGTTTAGACTTATCAGCGACAACCTGTCGTTGATACATGAGACAAAGAGAGTTGGGAATACAAAATCGTCCCATGGACGTACCGGCAGAAGGGGAAGGCCAAAATTACAGACTCTGCTTCAAcccatggtatgactaggtctgGGAGATGCTATGCTCCTAAAGATGCCAATAAAGGGAACTTGGTAAGAGAGCAAATTCAAAGAAGGAACATAATAGACCCAGAAGCCGCCAAGTTCTGGAAGACAATGTCCACCAAAGAGTACTCCGTGAAGGAGCAGCTGAAGAAAACCCCAGCACAGATATCAATCATTGTTTTGTTGATAAGTTCCAACAATCATAAGGATGCCTTGTTGAAAAtactaagtggggtaagtgtaCCAAGAAACACCACCAGTGAGGCGCTAGCCGCGATAATTAGGAAAATGGTCAAAGcgaatatgatcactttcagaagagaTGAACTTCCTGCCAAAGGCGCAAGTCACAACAAAGCTCTCCATATCACTATCAAATATGGGGATAAAGTGGTGTCCCAAATGCTGGTCGATGGAGGGTCAAGAGTCAACATTTACCCGCTCTCTACCCTACGAGAGTTAGGAATCCATTTAagggaagtcaaggaaagcaaTGTGAGGGTGAGGGCCTTTGATGGTTCGCAGATGGATGGCGTCGGAAAAATTTATTTGGCTTTGCAGATCGGGCCGGTCAAATTTCCCATATTGTTTCAAGTAATGGATATCTCTTCCTCTTACAACTTGTTGCTGGGAAGGCCCTGGATACGCATGGCAGGGGCCATCCCATCCACTTTACACCAATGCATAAAATTTGAGTGGGGAAGTTAGGAGATCGTGGTCCACGGTGATTGGGGTCACTATGCTTATTTGGAGCATGTTATTCCattcattgaagggctagacGGAGTTTCTTTCCATGCAGTGGAAATCATGCAAACTACCGAAATGAAAGAGACTGAACAAAACTTAAGAATGCAGTCGCTGTATAGATCCAAGATGGTTATGAGGGAGATAATAAAATATGGATACAGGCCAGGAACATGGCTGGGAGCCAGGTCGGAAGGGATCACAGAGCCAATTAAATCTAATGGGTAGAAAGGAAGGGTCGGTATAGGATATCAGCCTCTGGTTGGGAAAGCTCATACCGGTAGCTCCgggaaaaaggtttttgtgccAGAGCATGTTTCAAGTCCAGGTCAGAGTTCAGTACCGGAAGATGACATCATCGACGAGATGGGAAAAATGTTCGTGAATATAATCGAAGAATGCTTGAAGGGACTAacatcaagacaccgactatTAGGGATGCCGAAATAGGGGAAGAGCTGCGGAATTAGACCtccagtccatctttggttcacctggagtcttggtagtatggaactgtaaaagttttcttttgaaaagtgCACGGTTAATTGAGGCATACACCGTGTcagtacctttttgtcatttgcctatTGTGAATGCTTAAGACGTTCCTTTTTTGattaaataaaaagaatcattttctcaaaattttgcaactttatttaccgcttcatttatacttagcttttctttttagtaatcaaAATTCTAAAAACTTGCATTCCGCGATTGTGACATATAACAAAAACTTCGAGCATAACGACCCAGATTACGAGGATTATGATGAGAGTATGATGCCATACAATCTCCCACAGGAGATCGAACAGCTGGAGAGTCAGAAAAAGCCCAACCTCGAAGAAATGAAAGTGGTTAACCTTGGAAGTGAAGACGTGAAAGAAACCAGAATCAACATTCATCTAGAAGCTGAGTAGAAGGAAAAGCTGGTTGTGCTCATCCAACAATACATCGGTGCATTTGCATGGTCATATGATGATATGCCGGGATTAAGCACTAACATTGTCTCTCATCGACTGCCCACCGATCCTACTAGAACGTCGGTTAAGTAAAAACCTAGAAAATTCATACCTGATTTAAGTCTGAAGATAAAGGAAGAAGTGACCAAGCAGATAGAGGCGAATGTGGTAAGGTCACCAATTATCCCAGCTGGTTGGCAAATACAGTCCCAATACCCAAGAAAAATGGAAAGATCAAAATATGTGTGGATtaccgagatctcaacaaagctagtccaaaggaAGATTTCCCTCtgccaaatatccacatcctcatcgacaactGCGCGAAGCATAAACTGTAGTTATTTGTGGATTGTTTCGCTGGGTATCGACAAATCTTGATGCACGAGGAAGATGAAGATAAGACAGCCTTCACCATACCTTGGGGAGTTTATTGCTATAGATTCATGTCGTTCGGTCTCAAGAACTCCagagccacctacatgagggccataaCGACCCTTTTTCATaacatgattcataaggagatcAAAGTATATGTGGATTACATCATCATCAAGTCTCGGAAAAGTTTAGAGCACTTGTACGATTTGAGAAACATTTTTGAACACCTGCGAAGGTATAGTTTGAAATTGAACCCGGCAAAGTGCACGTTCGGAGTCCCTGCAGGAAAATTATTGGGCTTCATTGTAAGTAGGAAGGGGATAGAACTAGGCCCATCATAAATCAAGGCCATTCAGGAATTGCCACTACCGAAGAGCAAGAAAGATGTAATGAATTTCCCAGGTAGATTTAATTACATCAGTCGCTTCATAGCCCAGTCCACGGTAATCTGTGAACCCATTTTTAGGTTGCTGAAAAATGTTGCTGCTACAAAAATGGACCGAAGAGTGacagaaagccttcgacagaaTCAAGGAGTATCTATCAAATCCACTAGTGCTGGTTCCGCCCGAACCTGGGAAGCCATTGTTACTATATTTGTTAGTTTTGCATAACGCCTTCGGCTGTGTGTTGGGACAGCATGACAAAACTGGGAGAAAGAagcaggccatctactacttaagtaagaagttcacgccATGCGAGGCCAAGTATACTTTGATAGAATGCACTTGTTGCGCTCTGACTTAGATTGCCATGAAACCAAGGCATTATATGTCAGCATACACTACACATTTGATATCTCGGCTCGACACGCtcaaatacatcttccagaagccGATGCCCACTggaaagctagctaaatggcaAATACTCCTCAGCGAacttgacattgtgtacataactcagaCGGCTATCAAGGGGCAAGTCTTAGCTGACCACCTCTCATAGAATTCGGTAGATGGGGATTACGAGCCACTCACtatgtattttcccgatgaagaagTATTATCTGCTAGAGAAGATATTGCAGAATCGTACCCgggatggagaatgttttttgaTGGAGCAGCAAACTTTAAAGGAGTCGGAATTGGGGCAGTCCTGATATCGGAATATAAACAGCACTATCCAGCATCGACGAAGATAAGATTCcattgtaccaataatatggatGAATACGAAGCGTGCATCCTTGGGATCAGAATGGTAGTCGACATGAACGTCAAAAAACTCTTGGTCATAGGGGATTCTGATCTattgatacaccaagtccaagggGAATGGTCCACCAAAAATGTCAAGATCCTTCTTGTAGTGTACCTGCACTGCGTgaagttcacaaagattgagttcaagTATGTCCCCaggattcagaacgagttcgcTGACGCCCTTGCAACTCTATCATCAATGATtcagcatccagacaagaactaTATCGATGAAgagatgagggatcaaaatgccTATTGCTTCCATGTAGATGAAGAGCTAGATGGTAAACCATGTTATCACGATATTAGAAAATTCCTCGCAACCAGAGAATACCCAAAGAATGCTACTAATGGTCATAAGAGAGCCCTCAGGAGGTTGGCAAACAACGTTTTCCTCAACGGGAAAGTCCTTTACAGGAGGACCCCAGGTTATTGGAAGAAATACATGTAGGAATGTACGGACCCCACATGAATGAGTTCACATTAGCCAAGAATATCTTGAGAactggatacttttggatgactataaAAAAATGACAATATCCGCTACGTATAGAAGTGTCACCAGTTCTAGATTAACGAGGATTTTATCTGGGTTTCGCCGAATGAGTTGAATGTGATGGGTTCACCCTAGACGTTCGCCGCTTAGGGCATGGATGTGATTGGACCTATAGAACTTTCCGCATCAAATGGGCATCATTTCATCTTGGTAGCTATCAACTATtttactaaatgggttgaagcatctACTTACAAGGACGTCACAAAGAAGGTACTGGTAGATtttgtctgaaataacatcatcTGCAAATTTAGAATACTGGAgtctatcatcactgacaatgccgctaACCTCAACAGCAacctcatgagagaaatctgTGAGAAGTTCTGAATCATCCACCGCAATTCCACAGCCTACAGACCACAAATAAATGGGGCAGTCAAggcagccaacaagaatatcaagaggattcTACAAAAGATAGTGGGCAATCAcaggcaatggcacgagaaactatCTTTCACTTTATTGGGTTATCGGAGCACTATGAGAACATCCACTGGGGCAATGCCATACATGTTAGTATATGGCACTGAAGCTGTGATACCCGCACATGTTGAGATACCATCTTTAAGGGTCATTCAGGAGGCCAAGTTGGATGACGCAGAGTGGATACGGGTCAGAtaggagcaactcatgctcatcgACGAGGAGAAAATGGATGAATTGTGCCATGGTCAGCTATATCAGAACAggatggccagtgcatttaaAAAAAGGTGAAGCCTCGCCAGTTCACACCGAGGCCAATTGGTCCTGAAGAAAATCTTTTCCCACCAAGAGGAAGCCAAGGGAAAGTTCGCACCAAACTGGCAAGATCGTTACGTGGTTCACCGAGTATTGTCGAGTGGAGCACTAATCTTGGCAGAAATCGATAGAAGAATCAACACGAAGCCCATCAACTCAGGCgcaatcaagagatattatgtttgaaGACAAATAGAGTTAGGTTTTTTCTATTacagaactacgttcaacctgacttcccacggagggatacgtaggcaacccacgtagggttcaATTTCTTTCCCCCtttcttttgtaatagaaaaaccaaatataaCTTTTATATGTTGCATCGGAACTACGCCATATTGATTACCTTAGAAAGGAATacataggcaatcctcatcggattcagtcatctcttgtaattgaactacgtcctGGTCTGATTCTAttaggatacgtaggcagtctgaGTCAAACTCGGCCATCTTattcttaatctcatcattttgcatatgttgtaattgaactacgtattgacctgattccatttagATACGTAGGCTGCCTGATTTAGGCTCAGTCATCCtcatcatattt
It includes:
- the LOC138893786 gene encoding uncharacterized protein yields the protein MYFPDEEVLSAREDIAESYPGWRMFFDGAANFKGVGIGAVLISEYKQHYPASTKIRFHCTNNMDEYEACILGIRMVVDMNVKKLLVIGDSDLLIHQVQGEWSTKNVKILLVVYLHCVKFTKIEFKYVPRIQNEFADALATLSSMIQHPDKNYIDEEMRDQNAYCFHVDEELDGKPCYHDIRKFLATREYPKNATNGHKRALRRLANNVFLNGKVLYRRTPGYWKKYM